Proteins encoded by one window of bacterium:
- a CDS encoding type IV secretion system DNA-binding domain-containing protein — MPALHLGDSTKARRPVFLDDRSRSMHVHLIGRTGTGKTSYMEHMIRQDIAAGRGVCVIDMLGNLYPRLVQFCAYYSRYGTGDRLRLFDPSDPHYCPALNYLEYDGEGDTGTIAEMVMAGIERVYKQQNDVRPLWETYAPLVFGPLIKKKLTLLEVPFFTDPSLGDFRQHVLADIMDPALRLGWSVFDSHKRYDDKFRLIMAVYNRGMRFWPNETMRRIVGQPTSSINWRTAMDDGQVVLCNLGQTGRLSSKMASLLGVILVHQITTAARNRRGTELQPFTVYIDEFGKIVCQDFTDALDLLRQFGVSFVLANQRLGQLKTDMENDDIYSSVMANTLTKISFSLAYDDAEIMAREIFALQIRGDDIKYQGKRTMLIPQQDIIELHGESSGSGSVAGVSITTDPNSGSFLMDSFQRSQSDSDSHASSNSNSTHEAIQTTFERELEDETPVFTSVEEKVNHYKNEIVRQPFRHCKVKLPYREPISLETPTVPLYPIAPEPLLAFKEEVYKRMRLRTQKEVDALIDDRLRHYLGPERYAQLYGPSSMEQLDELTEDKWQQL, encoded by the coding sequence ATGCCAGCACTGCACCTGGGGGACAGTACTAAAGCAAGGCGCCCCGTCTTCCTTGATGATCGCAGCCGTTCGATGCATGTCCACCTTATTGGACGGACCGGCACGGGCAAGACGAGCTACATGGAACACATGATCCGGCAGGATATTGCGGCCGGACGTGGCGTGTGCGTCATTGACATGCTCGGCAACCTTTACCCCCGATTGGTGCAATTTTGCGCCTACTACAGTCGGTATGGCACCGGCGACCGCCTACGCCTATTCGACCCCAGCGACCCGCATTACTGTCCGGCATTGAACTATCTTGAGTACGACGGTGAGGGCGACACGGGCACGATCGCTGAGATGGTTATGGCTGGCATCGAGCGGGTGTACAAGCAGCAAAACGACGTGCGGCCCCTCTGGGAAACTTATGCCCCGCTCGTGTTCGGTCCGCTGATTAAGAAGAAATTGACCCTTCTCGAGGTTCCATTCTTCACGGACCCCAGCTTAGGAGATTTTCGCCAGCACGTCCTCGCAGACATTATGGATCCTGCTTTGCGGTTGGGGTGGTCGGTGTTTGATAGCCACAAACGCTACGATGATAAATTTCGGCTGATTATGGCCGTCTACAATCGAGGCATGCGATTCTGGCCAAATGAAACCATGCGCCGGATTGTTGGTCAGCCAACAAGTAGCATTAACTGGCGGACGGCCATGGATGACGGCCAGGTTGTACTCTGCAATCTCGGACAGACTGGTCGACTCAGTTCTAAAATGGCATCTCTTTTGGGCGTTATCCTTGTCCATCAAATCACTACAGCCGCACGCAATCGGCGCGGGACCGAATTACAGCCATTCACAGTGTACATAGACGAATTCGGGAAGATCGTCTGCCAAGATTTCACCGACGCGCTCGATTTGCTCCGGCAATTCGGTGTTTCCTTTGTGCTGGCCAACCAGCGCCTTGGTCAGCTCAAAACTGACATGGAGAATGACGACATCTACAGCTCTGTCATGGCCAACACACTGACCAAAATTAGCTTTTCGCTTGCCTACGATGATGCGGAAATTATGGCGCGGGAAATCTTTGCGCTCCAAATTCGCGGCGACGATATCAAGTACCAAGGCAAGCGCACCATGCTGATTCCCCAGCAAGACATAATCGAGCTACACGGTGAAAGTTCCGGATCCGGTAGCGTAGCTGGCGTGAGCATTACGACAGACCCAAATAGCGGTAGCTTTCTCATGGACTCGTTCCAGCGCTCGCAATCAGACAGTGATTCCCACGCTAGTTCGAACAGCAACAGCACGCACGAGGCAATCCAGACGACATTCGAACGCGAGTTGGAAGATGAAACGCCGGTGTTTACCTCCGTTGAGGAGAAGGTTAACCACTACAAGAATGAGATTGTCCGGCAGCCATTCCGGCACTGCAAGGTGAAGCTGCCGTACCGTGAGCCAATTTCCCTTGAGACGCCAACGGTTCCACTGTACCCAATCGCGCCTGAGCCACTGCTGGCATTCAAGGAGGAGGTCTACAAACGTATGCGGCTCCGGACGCAAAAGGAGGTTGATGCACTCATAGATGATCGTCTCCGGCACTACTTAGGACCCGAACGCTACGCCCAGCTCTACGGTCCCTCGAGCATGGAACAATTGGATGAACTGACGGAAGATAAATGGCAACAGCTATAA